From a region of the Chlorocebus sabaeus isolate Y175 chromosome 23, mChlSab1.0.hap1, whole genome shotgun sequence genome:
- the LOC119619287 gene encoding uncharacterized protein: MVTCVVAWARNKYPNATFGRFLLFCPPPREQHVTAMQSVWEDRGKEKPEPGLELRRVESCGLPSGLGDAVREHEPRVPEGPERYSAVGSDHQLGDTAIVEGAMEPGFGRKLQRRALSPTTNDIGVTSEDVLIILLPLLGIPRGMQFQSAASVHTPSSQHAQWPLPVIRCQAGLTRGLPAPGLCGLCRRSVGACC; the protein is encoded by the exons ATGGTCACCTGTGTAGTTG CCTGGGCCAGAAACAAGTACCCTAATGCAACATTTGGGAGATTTCTACTTTTCTGTCCGCCTCCTCGAGAACAGCACGTAACTGCAATGCAGTCTGTATgggaggacagagggaaggaaaagCCAGAGCCAGGTCTTGAGCTGAGGAGGGTAGAGTCGTGTGGACTGCCCTCAGGACTGGGTGATGCCGTCAGAGAGCATGAACCCCGTGTCCCCGAGGGTCCTGAGCGCTACTCGGCCGTTGGGTCGGATCACCAACTGGGTGATACTGCCATTGTTGAGGGAGCAATGGAGCCAGGCTTCGGGAGGAAACTGCAGCGCCGTGCCCTGTCACCGACAACGAATGACATTGGCGTGACGTCGGAAGATGTCCTAATTATCCTCCTCCCCCTGCTTGGCATCCCCCGAGGGATGCAGTTTCAGAGCGCTGCCTCGGTCCACACTCCATCTTCACAACATGCCCAGTGGCCGCTTCCAGTGATACGCTGCCAGGCTGGCTTGACGAGGGGGCTTCCTGCCCCAGGTCTGTGTGGACTTTGCAGACGTTCGGTAGGTGCCTGTTGCTGA